Sequence from the Terriglobia bacterium genome:
GTGACCAGGGGAACATCCACGCGCAGCGAGTACTCCGGCATGCCCGGCGGGTTCTTCACTTCCGGCTTCTTCTCCGGCGGCGGCTCTTCTTTCTTCTTGGGCAGCGCCAGGGGCCCGACGTCTCCCTGCGGCCCACCCGCCTCCGGCGCCTGTTGCTGCTGCTGCCCCTGCTGCTGCGGTGGTTGCTGCTGCGCCAGCAAAGGCACGACCGGCGCCAGCGCGATTGCCATCACCAGGACGACGGCGAACGCCTGAGCCGGAGCTGAGAGCTTCTTACGCACTTGAATGAAGGGAGACATCTGCTTCTTCCGCCGAGAATCTGTATTAGTATAGATGCACGTTTCCGCTATTTCGGTACAACCTCTCCCCGTACAAGCAATAGCGGACGGGGTAATATGAAAAGAGCTGTCGTTGTCCGCACCCTCCTGTTCGCGGCGCTTTGCTGCGCGGTTCCCGGCTGGTCTGCCGAGAACCCCGCTTCCGCGCTCGATGTCCCGACCTTGCCCGTGAACCAGATCCACGCTGGCATGCACGGCGTCGCCTATACCGTCTTTGAAGGCGCCAAGGTCGAGGCGATGGATGTCGAGATCCTCGGCGTCCTCAAGGATGCCAACGGACCCCAGAGCGACGTCATTCTAGTCCGCCTGCAGGGCAAGAAACCCGAGTACACGGGGGTGGTTGCGGGCATGAGCGGCAGCCCGGTGTATGTGGACGGCAAACTGGTGGGCGCCCTTGCGTTCCGCATCGGCCAGTTCGCCAAAGACCCGATCGCGGGCGTGACCCCCATCGCCGACATGCTCGAGATCAACGCTCTCGACCGCACCCCGGCGGAATCGCGTGTCGATCCGGGCCAGCCGCGGCGCGAGGTGTCGCGCACTTCGGGCCTGGGCGATGCGGCCGGCATCCAACAGTTCTCGCAGTACCTCCAGCCCATCGAGACCCCCCTGGTCTTCAGCGGGTTCAGCGAAGAGGCGGTGCGCCTGTTCGCCCCCCAGTTCAAAGAGGCGGGCATCATTCCCGTTATGGGAATCGGCGCGGCCTCCGACCAGTCACAGCCCGAGCCCCTGGTTCCCGGCTCCGCCGTCAGCGCCGTTCTGATCCGCGGCGACATGAATGTGGCCGGCACGTGCACCGTCACCTACGTGGACGCGCAACGCTTGCTCGCCTGCGGCCATCCTCTGCTCCAGTTCGGCAGGATCGAGATGCCGATGACCAAGGCGTACGTGGTGACCACCCTGGCTTCGCCCGCTAATGCCTTCAAGATCGTGAACACCACGGAGCCGGTGGGGGCGTTCGTGCAGGACCGCCACAGCGGCATCCTAGGCGAGTTTGGCGTCTTACCGCAGATGATCCCCGTCGCCCTCACGGTGCACGGCGGCACGCGGGCCAAGGAATTCCATTTCGAGGTGCTGAACAACGCCAAGATGACCCCGGTCGCGATCATGACCACGGTCTTCAATTCGCTCCAGAGTCTGAACGAGTACGGCGAGGACGCCACCTACCGCATGAGCGGGAAGATCCGCGTGAACGGCTACCCGGACGTCGGGCTGCAGAACATGTTCGCGCCCATAGATCCGGCGCAACCGACGGCGTTTGCCGCCGCCATCACGCTCGGCGACCGCTTCAGCCGGATCTTCGACAACCCCTACGCGACACCCTCCATCGGCGGCGTCACCCTCGATTTCGAGGTGCTGAAGGAGCGCCGCTGGGCACGCCTGGAGAGCGTCCGCACCGACGTGACCGAGGCCCGCCCCGGGGACGCAATCAGCATCGAGGTCTCCTTGCGGCCGTACCGCGGCGAGCGCATCGTCAAGCAGATCCCGGTCAAGGTCCCGGCCTCAACCCCTAAGGGCACGCTCCGCATCCTGGTCAGCGACGGCGACACGCTCGACCGCAGCCACCGCATGGGGCCCGGTCCAGGGCGCAAACTTGACCTCGGCTCCACCATCGCGCTCCTCAACAAGGAGCACACCAACGACCGGCTCTATGTGTCGTTGCTGGAGGCCAATCCGCAGGCCATGGTGGAAGACAAGGTCATGCCCACCTTGCCGCTCTCGGTCATGAACGTGATGGACGGCATGCGCGGGACGCAGGACATGGTGGTGATCGGCGAATCGGCGGTGAACGAATACTCGACGCCCATGGATTACGTGGTGACCGGCGCCCAGATGATCATGGTCACGATCAAGTGACGCCATTTCGCGGGGCGTCTGGGCCCCGGGCGTCATCCTGAAGGATCTCGCGCGTGGCCGAAGTCTTGCGCCCGCCCGCACTATAATGATTCCGGCTTGGATCCCACGGCTTCGGCCGTGGGTTTTTGCCGTAAGCAACCGAGTTCCTCGACCGCATCGCGTCTGGCTCTAACCATCGCGCGAGCGACACCATCAAGGCAAGCAAGGTGAAAAAAGTAAGCTTCGTCGTTCTCTTCCTCTTTTTCTCGGCCATCCTGGCTCTCGCCCAGGGCACGCGCACCTGGAAACAGAACTCGTTCGACGACTTCGAGAAGGGCACAGCCAAGGGGGTCGCCATCCGCAGTGATGGCATGCTGGAACTCGCCCCGGCCTTCAGGCCTGTCTACACGACACCTTCGGTCTACCTCTGGGCGCTGGCCGGGGACGGCACAGGCACGGTGTACGCGGCGGCAGGATCCCCGGCGCGGGTGTACCGCATCACGCCGGAAGGCAAGGCAGCGGTGATCTTCGAGCCCCAGGAGCTCCAGGTCCAGGCCCTGGTCGTAGACCGCGGCGGACTGCTCTATGCCGCCACCTCGCCGGACGGCAAGGTGTACAAGATCGAGCACACTGGCGCGTCAAAGGCCACGCCCTCCAGAACGGAGAACCAGACCCCGGCCACGGTCGATCCCTCGTATACCTCCAGCGTCCTCTTCGATCCCAAGACGAAGTACATCTGGGACCTCGCCCTCGACGGGCAGGGCCAGCTCTACATCGCCACCGGCGACCGTGGCGAGATCTATCGCGTGAGCCGCGCCGGGCAGGGCTCACTGTTCTTCAAGAGCGACGAGGCGCACATCCGCGTGCTTGCGTTCGACGCCAACGCGAATCTGATCGCGGGATCGGACGGCAGCGGCCTGATCTACCGCATCTCGCCGGCGGGCGAGGCGTTTGTGCTGTACAGC
This genomic interval carries:
- a CDS encoding SpoIVB peptidase S55 is translated as MKRAVVVRTLLFAALCCAVPGWSAENPASALDVPTLPVNQIHAGMHGVAYTVFEGAKVEAMDVEILGVLKDANGPQSDVILVRLQGKKPEYTGVVAGMSGSPVYVDGKLVGALAFRIGQFAKDPIAGVTPIADMLEINALDRTPAESRVDPGQPRREVSRTSGLGDAAGIQQFSQYLQPIETPLVFSGFSEEAVRLFAPQFKEAGIIPVMGIGAASDQSQPEPLVPGSAVSAVLIRGDMNVAGTCTVTYVDAQRLLACGHPLLQFGRIEMPMTKAYVVTTLASPANAFKIVNTTEPVGAFVQDRHSGILGEFGVLPQMIPVALTVHGGTRAKEFHFEVLNNAKMTPVAIMTTVFNSLQSLNEYGEDATYRMSGKIRVNGYPDVGLQNMFAPIDPAQPTAFAAAITLGDRFSRIFDNPYATPSIGGVTLDFEVLKERRWARLESVRTDVTEARPGDAISIEVSLRPYRGERIVKQIPVKVPASTPKGTLRILVSDGDTLDRSHRMGPGPGRKLDLGSTIALLNKEHTNDRLYVSLLEANPQAMVEDKVMPTLPLSVMNVMDGMRGTQDMVVIGESAVNEYSTPMDYVVTGAQMIMVTIK